The Sabethes cyaneus chromosome 3, idSabCyanKW18_F2, whole genome shotgun sequence DNA window AGAATGCGATCTGTAACGAAAACATTGTCAGCGATGCGCTAAATCGACTGAAGGAATTGGTGGAAATCAAGGTGGAAAATACCAATCCGATCTGCAAGCTGATTGTGAAGCACGTTGTGTTCCTACCAAGACTGACTCTGGATAAGTATGCTGCCAGGGAAATATCGAAGGTGTCCTTTATGGCACCTTTTATGTCGCTTTCGGTGCTATTAGATGAAAATCCTAAGTTTGCGACGCATCACTTTCTGGAGAATGTCTGTGACCGTGCCCTAGCGGCATCGTTCCAATCGCTGCTCGGCAACACTCGGAAGGTTCTGCATCAAATTTTCCTCTCACTGTTGACCAATTTGGACAGCCGCCAGGAGGTGCTGAAGTACATTTCGGAGATATTAAAAACCAACCATAAACGAAGCCAGTACAACGCTGACGATCGGTTTCTGGCCAAAGACggtttcatgctgaatttcatgtcaattttacagcTACTGTCGATCAAAATCAACATGTCTAGAGTAGATCCGTTCTACCCGCATCATCCGGATGCCCTGATTGATATTGAGGATGAAACGAAATTGAAACTTTCATCTCAGGAATACGGCGACTGGTTGGAAAAATTGCGATCGGAGAAAAAATGGGAAACGCCAAAATTCGTCACCCATTGCTGGTTTTTGACGCTGCATGCCCATCATTTGGGCATTATACCGGCAATCCAACGCTACAACAAGCTGCTACGTGCTACAAAAGAGTTGCAGAGAATGGTTGACGAGCTGAATGCCAGCAAAAACCAGTGGGAGAACACACTTGTGGCCCGTCGCAACAAGCAGATCCGCGATCGCTGCGTTAATCAAATTAACAAATTGTCCAAGGCAAAATTGGGCTGCGATATTGCCGTCATTGATCCAAACGTACTTGGGGCTTGTATGCAATTCTATTCGTCTGTGTGCGAGTACATGCTCTATCAAATAGAGAACCGACCGATCGAGGGACcgttcgtgaataaaatacctCCTTCGACGCTGGTGGCTAGTGAAAACTTCTGCTCCTTGCCCGAGTGGTACATCGAAGACATTGCCGATTTTATTTTGTTCTGCATGCAGCACAGCATTGGGGTTGTTGACTTTGTGGACAATTCGATCATCACCTGGATTCTGACGCTGGTGTGTGCGCCACACTTGATTAAAAATCCGTATATCACTGCCAAGTTGATTGAGGTGAGTTCAGTGCCAGTAAGAATTAGCTCACATTCAAAACCCACTCATTTCAGGTCCTTTTCGTTACGTCACCGACAATTCAGACGGCCTCGCAGCGTCTCTATCTACAGATCATCAACCACGAACTAGCCCAGACAGCCCTGGTAAGTGCCCTTATGAAGTTCTACACCGACATCGAAACCACTGGTCAGAGCACCGAGTTTTACGACAAATTTACGATCCGCTACCACATTAGCCACTTGTTTAAAGGTCTCTGGGACAGTGTCGCGCATAGACAGGCCATAGTTAATGAATCAAAAAGTGGTAAGCAATTCGTCAAATTTGTGAACTTCTTCCTGAATGATACCACGTACTTGCTGGATGAGTGCTTGGAGTATCTCAAGCGGATCCACGAAACGCAGGTTCTAATGATGAATGAGACATCGTGGGGCGAGCTGGGTCATGAGGCGCAGCAAAGTCGTCAACGGCAGCTAGTTCAGGACGAGCGGCAATGCCGATCCTATTTGACGCTGGCAAGGGAAACCGTGGATATGTTCCATTATCTCACAATAGACATCAAGGAGCCATTTTTGCGACCCGAACTGATTGACCGCTTAAGTTCAATGTTGAATTACAATTTGCAACAGCTTTGCGGACCAAAGTGCAATGATTTGCATGTACGCAACCCGATGAAATACGGCTGGGAGCCTCGACGTTTGCTTGGTCAGCTCATCGATATTTACTTGCACTTGAACTGTGATGAGTTTGCCGCTGCATTGGCTGCAGACGAGCGATCATTTGAGCGGCATTTGTTTGAAGATGCGGCCAACAGGGTAGAACGTATCGGAATCCGCACGCCAATGGAAGTTGATGAATTTAGGAAGCTTATTCTTAAAGCTTCCGAAATATACGTTCAAAACCAACAGAATGCAGATGAGTTTGCTGAAGCACCAGACGACTTCAAAGATCCGTTGATGGACACTTTGATGGCCGATCCTGTTATATTGCCTTCCGGAACCGTAATGGACAGGTCTATCATAACCAGGCATCTGCTGAACAGCAGCACGGATCCGTTTAATCGACAACCTCTCACCGAGGACATGCTCATACCGGCCACCGAGCTCAAGGAACGCATCGAGCAGTGGATCAAAGATTACCGTGCGAATAAAAAACAATAAGACTTGATACTTTCATACATCGGAAATGTAGCCGCATTTCAGAAAACACCTAAAACTGCgggaaagaaaaataaactCAACAACAGAATTTAAACGTTAGAGTCCATATACATAGAGACATATTTATATGAATAGTGCTTTAAGATAGGACTTTCACACAAAAACCCTTCCTCGATTTCGCCAATGGATCCTTGCTAGAGGCTTTATCTTGTCGCGAACTAAATATAAATTCATGAACTAATGAACTAGCTGTCGAACAACTAAACGCCTGCTAGACGATTAACAAGCTTATAACCTTTGGCAAAGTTTAGTCCGCAGAGCTGTAATCTCGCAACTGTTCAGCTCTggcaataatatcaaaatacaaAGCCATTTGACCACTGtagtgtttttgttttatttttgggtTTGCTGCTAACGGTAAGAGAAAATCAGCGGTTGATGCTGAAAGGCGGAGAATCTTGTTTCTttaaagataaacaaaactgtGTCGAGTATAAGCCAATAATagtactttaaataaaaataaatattaacatTTCAGAGAATATTTCGTTTGCCAAGCATCCGAAAATTATGACCAAGTATTCCGACGGTTAGTACATGTGCTGCTGGTTTTTATGATTCGTAAAATGCGGATGGATGTTCGTGAATACAGTATTATTTGTTCAACCTGACTTTAGCACCAAAGTAACACTAAGATCGTAGATAGACTGCGCCCTGTCGAAGGTATCAGGTTCCAGCGAATATCGATGGTGTACTTTTCTACTGCTGACACGCTGTTATACCAGATTAGCATAGCGTCCAAGTCTATTGGTAGAACCTCGCAGTCGATGCAGGATGCTATGACGCGAAAGATTTTTCAGATCGTGAGCAAAGGATGATTTAACCGAAGAAATCAACAGATACAAATCAAATTGAAGGCCACAGGCCCAGCGTCACTGCCTTGCAGTACATCAGATGGAGCTTGGAAGGCACGTGAAGCACGTATATAGAACTCACCAACACACATGCTCAGCGAGAAGTGGAAATTCTCCAATAGCAGGAGACTTAGTTAAGACTGTTAGATTTCCGGATAGAGATGATGTAAGCTGC harbors:
- the LOC128739977 gene encoding ubiquitin conjugation factor E4 B yields the protein MELTPEEIRARRLRKLETGASRPLAATPTSSIGVPDGVGQQQQKETTPNQQVPAAVVPNNSQEEEPCTNVAVIDNNNTAESLEKGCLNNKASNSTSADGSVESPMKMEEDTSIANSITNPVSAIPTAMTSLEEKSRDEAASREELQQIVFRIMNLNSQKRYSEARFNIDAGVLESALEALNAKNYREFCAEIITEVVKDFYEGKLIDSNDESLSDSWSNIPSKKVRPIDIDEVLERSGGGSTAMEIDSEIGICSSKPNMKAFSSNRVAALDYLINCYCRANNEVYSYTKIKKSKKMYLAEVLPEVAAVIRQQTLKYAILLTKNRFQNFAQIDNPAKLILEKSPLLQLMYENKVPSDFLTSLMIESRKKEEDFDTIFTIVLDDLYVDMQNAICNENIVSDALNRLKELVEIKVENTNPICKLIVKHVVFLPRLTLDKYAAREISKVSFMAPFMSLSVLLDENPKFATHHFLENVCDRALAASFQSLLGNTRKVLHQIFLSLLTNLDSRQEVLKYISEILKTNHKRSQYNADDRFLAKDGFMLNFMSILQLLSIKINMSRVDPFYPHHPDALIDIEDETKLKLSSQEYGDWLEKLRSEKKWETPKFVTHCWFLTLHAHHLGIIPAIQRYNKLLRATKELQRMVDELNASKNQWENTLVARRNKQIRDRCVNQINKLSKAKLGCDIAVIDPNVLGACMQFYSSVCEYMLYQIENRPIEGPFVNKIPPSTLVASENFCSLPEWYIEDIADFILFCMQHSIGVVDFVDNSIITWILTLVCAPHLIKNPYITAKLIEVLFVTSPTIQTASQRLYLQIINHELAQTALVSALMKFYTDIETTGQSTEFYDKFTIRYHISHLFKGLWDSVAHRQAIVNESKSGKQFVKFVNFFLNDTTYLLDECLEYLKRIHETQVLMMNETSWGELGHEAQQSRQRQLVQDERQCRSYLTLARETVDMFHYLTIDIKEPFLRPELIDRLSSMLNYNLQQLCGPKCNDLHVRNPMKYGWEPRRLLGQLIDIYLHLNCDEFAAALAADERSFERHLFEDAANRVERIGIRTPMEVDEFRKLILKASEIYVQNQQNADEFAEAPDDFKDPLMDTLMADPVILPSGTVMDRSIITRHLLNSSTDPFNRQPLTEDMLIPATELKERIEQWIKDYRANKKQ